The proteins below come from a single Mus musculus strain C57BL/6J chromosome 5, GRCm38.p6 C57BL/6J genomic window:
- the Tmem270 gene encoding transmembrane protein 270 isoform a (isoform a is encoded by transcript variant 1) — protein sequence MEAAPRVRSGLLRILLRAGRLSALLIQNRTHLYRFLLLKMAIFQHWVLGLAQEARGSGSDQARQLPEVIITCALSLALRAGLTLLWVPMWLLLWGPRLAYRVGLCCTRTVRLALGHLCVCEPLGLSPATFRDLFLSCLHSLMLVALLLLLLTWKLMQKAHHFSLGWLPSQNSVLLEAPALLRRLYLWVEHRTTLTSWNLAYLVTWTTCLASHLLQAAFEHTTQLAQAQEVKSQETSGPPPQFLIPESSTTESGPLPPQPETPGE from the exons ATGGAGGCCGCTCCCCGGGTCAGATCTGGCCTTCTCAGAATTCTTCTGCGGGCTGGGAGGCTCTCTGCACTG CTGATCCAGAACCGCACTCACTTGTACCGCTTTCTGCTCCTGAAGATGGCCATCTTTCAGCACTGGGTGTTGGGGCTGGCCCAGGAAGCCCGGGGTTCAGGCAGTGACCAGGCCCGCCAGCTTCCGGAAGTCATCATAACCTGTGCTCTGAGTTTGGCCCTTCGAGCTGGACTAACATTGCTGTGGGTCCCCATGTGGCTGCTGCTCTGGGGACCCAGGCTGGCATACAGAGTCGGGCTGTGCTGCACTCGTACTGTGAGGTTGGCCCTGGGGCATCTCTGTGTCTGTGAACCTCTCGGTCTGTCTCCAGCCACCTTCAGGGACCTGTTTCTATCCTGCCTGCACAGCCTGATGCTGGTagctttgctgctgctgctgctaacctgGAAGCTGATGCAGAAAGCCCATCACTTTAGTCTGGGCTGGCTGCCCAGTCAG AATTCTGTGTTGCTGGAAGCCCCGGCCCTGCTGAGACGCCTCTACCTGTGGGTGGAACACAGGACCACACTCACTTCCTGGAACCTGGCCTATCTTGTCACTTGGACGACCTGCCTTGCTTCCCACCTGCTTCAAGCTGCCTTTGAACACACAACCCAACTGGCCCAGGCCCAGGAAGTCAAATCCCAGGAGACCTCGGGGCCCCCGCCTCAGTTCTTAATTCCAGAATCCTCCACCACTGAGTCTGGacccctcccaccccagcctGAAACCCCTGGAGAATAA
- the Tmem270 gene encoding transmembrane protein 270 isoform b (isoform b is encoded by transcript variant 2), whose amino-acid sequence MEAAPRVRSGLLRILLRAGRLSALLIQNRTHLYRFLLLKMAIFQHWVLGLAQEARGSGSDQARQLPEVIITCALSLALRAGLTLLWVPMWLLLWGPRLAYRVGLCCTRTVRLALGHLCVCEPLGLSPATFRDLFLSCLHSLMLVALLLLLLTWKLMQKAHHFSLGWLPSQGWGRGSNLADLSHPSSPYQCSCLAGPSCRILCCWKPRPC is encoded by the exons ATGGAGGCCGCTCCCCGGGTCAGATCTGGCCTTCTCAGAATTCTTCTGCGGGCTGGGAGGCTCTCTGCACTG CTGATCCAGAACCGCACTCACTTGTACCGCTTTCTGCTCCTGAAGATGGCCATCTTTCAGCACTGGGTGTTGGGGCTGGCCCAGGAAGCCCGGGGTTCAGGCAGTGACCAGGCCCGCCAGCTTCCGGAAGTCATCATAACCTGTGCTCTGAGTTTGGCCCTTCGAGCTGGACTAACATTGCTGTGGGTCCCCATGTGGCTGCTGCTCTGGGGACCCAGGCTGGCATACAGAGTCGGGCTGTGCTGCACTCGTACTGTGAGGTTGGCCCTGGGGCATCTCTGTGTCTGTGAACCTCTCGGTCTGTCTCCAGCCACCTTCAGGGACCTGTTTCTATCCTGCCTGCACAGCCTGATGCTGGTagctttgctgctgctgctgctaacctgGAAGCTGATGCAGAAAGCCCATCACTTTAGTCTGGGCTGGCTGCCCAGTCAG GGCTGGGGCCGGGGCTCAAACTTGGCCGActtgagccatccttccagtccTTACCAATGCTCTTGCCTGGCCGGACCCTCCTGCAGAATTCTGTGTTGCTGGAAGCCCCGGCCCTGCTGA
- the Cldn13 gene encoding claudin-13, whose amino-acid sequence MVVSKQEAISFSVTSLGWVGAIVSCVLPVWRVTFPDDETDPDATIWEGLWHICQVRENRWIQCTLYDTRILVAQDIKVSRVFMVICTIGTWLGLLLCVLGDWRINCFMNFTIEENLLKVAGGMFLSVGLLMLVPLSWVTHNIIHGFFNPLLGFSKKVQMGSSLSLAWTSSLLLLLGGILLCVNIPVCRDFPRCIETPSARPSGANNDTLDV is encoded by the exons ATGGTCGTCAGCAAACAAGAGGCCATCAGCTTCTCTGTGACTTCACTGGGTTGGGTGGGTGCCATTGTGAGCTGCGTGCTGCCCGTTTGGAGGGTGACCTTTCCAGATGATGAGACAGACCCAGATGCCACCATTTGGGAGGGTCTGTGGCACATATGCCAGGTTCGGGAAAACAGGTGGATACAGTGTACACTGTATGACACCCGGATACTGGTAGCACAGGACATAAAAGTGTCTCGAGTCTTTATGGTCATCTGTACCATTGGAACCTGGCTGGGATTGCTGCTCTGTGTGCTTGGGGATTGGCGCATCAATTGTTTCATGAATTTTACTATTGAAGAGAACCTCTTGAAAGTAGCCGGTGGGATGTTTCTTAGTGTTGGCCTTCTGATGCTGGTACCCCTGTCCTGGGTAACACACAACATCATCCATGGCTTCTTTAACCCATTGCTTGGCTTCTCGAAGAAAGTACAGATGGGCTCTTCACTCTCCCTGGCCTGGACCAGCtccctgctgctgttgctgggAGGCATCCTGCTCTGTGTCAACATCCCAGTATGCAGAGACTTTCCCCGTTGCATTGAGACCCCTAGTGCTAGACCTTCAGGAGCCAACAACGATACCTTAG ATGTTTGA